The following coding sequences are from one Streptomyces angustmyceticus window:
- a CDS encoding YncE family protein: protein MENAENRSLASAAAGGQATPMSTEAQETYAAAVASMLSQGCGALPFPGRPVTAAAPGVATLLANALVPVGTGPIGVEITPDGAFAYVANNGGNTVSVIDTATNLVTATVTGLNGPIDVAITPDGNFVYVTNGNGNTVSVIDTSTNTITGAPIVVGSNPFEVDITPDGAFAYVANHGSGTVSVIDTSTNLSIATITVGSLPNGVAVSPDGLTVYVSNSGSGSVSVIDIATNLVTATVGVGSTPIGVVFTPDGNFAYVATTAPARSVSSTPPPAPRASSPPSTASRPRPVRP from the coding sequence ATGGAAAACGCAGAAAATCGGTCGCTCGCCTCAGCCGCGGCCGGCGGTCAGGCGACGCCGATGAGCACGGAGGCGCAGGAGACCTACGCGGCGGCTGTCGCCTCGATGCTCTCGCAGGGATGCGGAGCTCTCCCGTTCCCGGGACGACCGGTCACGGCGGCGGCGCCGGGCGTGGCGACGCTGCTCGCCAATGCCCTGGTACCCGTGGGAACCGGGCCGATCGGCGTGGAGATCACGCCGGACGGGGCGTTCGCCTACGTGGCGAACAACGGCGGCAACACGGTCAGCGTCATCGACACCGCGACGAACCTGGTGACCGCCACCGTCACGGGCCTGAACGGGCCGATCGACGTGGCGATCACTCCGGACGGCAACTTCGTCTACGTCACCAACGGCAATGGCAACACCGTCAGCGTCATCGACACCAGCACCAACACGATCACCGGTGCCCCCATCGTCGTCGGCTCCAACCCGTTCGAGGTCGACATCACCCCGGACGGGGCCTTCGCCTACGTGGCGAATCACGGCAGCGGCACCGTCAGCGTCATCGACACCAGCACCAACCTGTCGATCGCCACCATCACCGTCGGCAGCTTGCCGAACGGCGTGGCGGTGAGCCCCGACGGCCTGACCGTCTACGTCAGCAACTCCGGCAGCGGCTCGGTCAGTGTCATCGACATCGCGACGAACCTGGTGACCGCCACCGTCGGCGTCGGCAGCACCCCGATCGGCGTGGTGTTCACCCCCGACGGCAACTTCGCCTACGTGGCCACAACGGCTCCAGCACGGTCAGTGTCATCGACACCACCACCGGCCCCCCGAGCGTCGTCACCACCATCAACGGCTTCGCGACCCCGGCCGGTGCGGCCGTGA
- a CDS encoding DEAD/DEAH box helicase: protein MNHPDHLDTSHGAPAQPVPPTPTLPPVGSFADLALPAEVLRTLTERGVREPFPIQAATLPNALAGRDVLGRGRTGSGKTLAFGLPLLARTAGRRAEPKQPLALILVPTRELAQQVTEALAPYADALRLRMTAIVGGMSIGRQAAALRDGAEVIVATPGRLHDLIERKACGLGRVRITVLDEADQMCDMGFLPQVTGALDQVHRDGQRMLFSATLDRDVDHLVRRYLHDPVVHSVDPSAGAVTTMDHHVLVVHGPDRYAVATEIAARDGRVLLFLDTKHAVDQLTRHLRASGVDAAALHSGKSQPQRTRTLAQFKNGQITVLVATNVAARGLHVDDLDLVVNVDPPTDPKDYVHRAGRTARAGGSGRVVTLVLTGQRREMSRLMAEAGIEPTTTRVRSGEAELSRITGAKAPSGAALDGKSAARREKNTHTPFRGLGTSKDASRAGGGKSRKAAEARKLAEARKAARVRRGG, encoded by the coding sequence GTGAACCACCCGGACCACCTCGACACCTCGCACGGCGCCCCCGCCCAGCCGGTGCCCCCCACCCCGACGCTGCCCCCGGTCGGCTCCTTCGCCGACCTGGCACTGCCGGCCGAGGTGCTGCGAACGCTCACCGAGCGCGGCGTGCGCGAGCCCTTCCCGATCCAGGCAGCCACGTTGCCCAACGCCCTCGCGGGACGCGATGTCCTGGGGCGCGGGCGCACCGGATCGGGCAAAACCCTCGCCTTCGGCCTGCCGCTGCTCGCACGGACGGCCGGGCGGCGCGCGGAGCCCAAGCAGCCCCTCGCCCTGATCCTCGTGCCTACCCGGGAGCTGGCCCAACAGGTCACCGAGGCACTCGCGCCGTATGCCGACGCGCTCCGGCTGCGGATGACCGCGATCGTCGGCGGCATGTCGATCGGCCGGCAGGCCGCTGCGTTGCGCGACGGGGCCGAGGTCATCGTCGCCACCCCTGGCCGCCTGCACGACCTCATCGAGCGCAAGGCATGTGGCCTGGGGCGGGTGCGGATCACCGTCCTCGACGAGGCTGACCAGATGTGCGACATGGGCTTCTTGCCGCAAGTCACCGGGGCGCTCGATCAGGTGCACCGCGACGGCCAGCGGATGCTGTTCTCCGCCACCCTGGACCGCGACGTCGACCACCTGGTCCGGCGCTACCTCCATGACCCCGTCGTCCACTCGGTCGACCCGTCCGCGGGCGCGGTCACGACCATGGACCACCACGTGCTGGTCGTTCATGGCCCGGACCGGTATGCCGTCGCCACGGAGATCGCCGCCCGCGACGGCCGCGTCCTGCTGTTCCTGGACACCAAGCACGCGGTCGACCAGCTCACCCGCCACCTGCGGGCCAGCGGGGTGGATGCCGCCGCCCTGCACAGCGGCAAGTCGCAGCCGCAGCGCACCCGTACCCTCGCGCAGTTCAAGAACGGCCAGATCACCGTCCTGGTGGCGACCAATGTCGCGGCCCGGGGCCTGCACGTCGACGACCTCGATCTCGTGGTCAACGTCGACCCGCCCACCGACCCCAAGGACTATGTGCACCGCGCGGGCCGCACCGCACGGGCCGGTGGGTCCGGCCGCGTCGTCACGCTGGTGCTCACGGGCCAGCGGAGGGAGATGAGCCGCCTGATGGCAGAGGCCGGTATCGAGCCGACCACGACCAGGGTGCGCTCGGGTGAGGCGGAGCTGAGCCGGATCACCGGGGCCAAGGCCCCCTCCGGCGCCGCGCTCGACGGTAAGTCCGCCGCCCGCCGCGAAAAGAACACCCATACCCCCTTCCGTGGCCTGGGCACCAGCAAGGACGCCTCCCGCGCCGGCGGCGGCAAGTCCCGCAAGGCCGCCGAGGCCCGTAAGCTCGCCGAGGCCCGCAAGGCAGCCCGGGTGCGCCGCGGCGGCTGA
- a CDS encoding homogentisate 1,2-dioxygenase, with the protein MFAKHVQGRISRQAHARVPEGTFEEHHGRQGFEGEVSQLYHAHPTTDWLRVEGPIRPRGVQLTDVPAADEHDERALPTPLMFNEDLTVSVSKRTAPMPYYFRNTDGDTLLLVQSGSGALVTDYGTLVYGPLEYLVIPKGTNYRIVPDPGADRHVTYVVETREPITLPERGLLGHFLPFDRGVLDVPRLDADISVPSAQNRAGEWEVLVQRAGELSSIFYAFDPADVEGWTGTLAPFRLRLADLRPLSCEGLEMPPVAHATFQAGQNWFVTMAPRPTQTADDADTAQPAHRNADYDELFVFLGAGDGSQAGPPAGLASVTPAGMNHGPDQVRHANPRTRLPFYVWNVDTVRPLRCTEAFEAVEIPDFARHESYRG; encoded by the coding sequence ATGTTCGCCAAGCACGTTCAGGGCCGGATCTCCCGCCAGGCCCATGCCCGGGTGCCGGAGGGCACCTTCGAGGAGCACCACGGCCGGCAGGGGTTCGAGGGTGAGGTCTCCCAGCTCTACCACGCCCACCCGACGACGGACTGGCTGCGGGTGGAGGGGCCGATCCGGCCACGGGGCGTTCAGCTCACCGACGTTCCCGCCGCCGATGAGCACGACGAGCGCGCCCTGCCGACGCCGCTGATGTTCAACGAGGACCTCACGGTCTCGGTGTCGAAGCGGACGGCGCCGATGCCGTACTACTTCCGCAACACCGACGGCGACACCTTGTTGCTGGTCCAGTCGGGCAGCGGCGCCCTCGTCACCGACTACGGCACCCTCGTCTACGGGCCGCTGGAGTACCTGGTGATCCCCAAGGGCACCAACTACCGGATCGTCCCCGACCCCGGGGCCGACCGGCACGTCACCTACGTGGTGGAGACGCGGGAGCCGATCACGCTCCCCGAGCGGGGGCTGCTGGGGCACTTCCTGCCCTTCGACCGCGGCGTCCTCGACGTCCCCAGGCTCGACGCCGACATCAGCGTCCCCTCCGCGCAGAACCGGGCCGGCGAGTGGGAGGTACTCGTCCAACGTGCGGGCGAACTGTCCTCGATCTTCTACGCCTTCGACCCCGCCGACGTGGAAGGCTGGACCGGCACCCTGGCCCCCTTCCGGCTGCGCCTGGCCGACCTCCGCCCGCTCTCCTGCGAGGGCCTCGAAATGCCGCCGGTGGCACACGCCACCTTCCAGGCCGGGCAGAACTGGTTCGTCACCATGGCACCCCGGCCCACCCAGACCGCGGACGACGCGGACACGGCACAGCCGGCCCATCGCAACGCCGACTACGACGAGTTGTTCGTCTTCCTCGGCGCCGGCGACGGCAGCCAGGCCGGCCCGCCGGCGGGGCTGGCGAGCGTCACACCGGCCGGCATGAACCACGGCCCCGACCAGGTCCGCCACGCCAACCCGCGTACCCGGCTGCCGTTCTACGTGTGGAACGTCGACACCGTCCGCCCGCTGCGCTGCACCGAAGCCTTCGAAGCCGTCGAGATCCCCGACTTCGCCCGCCACGAGAGCTACCGCGGCTGA
- a CDS encoding LysR family transcriptional regulator, protein MDLDLRQVRYAVTLADELHFGRAADRLTIAQQTLSAQIRTLEKRLGVPLFTRDRRHVALTPAGETFAERGRRLLADAERLVDEITHTRTPLRIDVVAEGLPSTLLIPHLRSQAPDLPFEVLQSHGLAAALPRLLAGDLDLAFGRPFGLGRPLGAALATMPVGLDPIGVIVPTGHPLADRDEVPLAALTDHPLLIHSADESAEWHDWADQAVAAFGLKVATRVRGQGRTSALAAVQALRQPAFGRTSAHLPDGLTARPLTDPVPLYPWHAVWNTATPHPAVNQALELIHTYARTHHWHRPPSANWWLPEPDRDSPRATN, encoded by the coding sequence GTGGACCTCGACCTGCGCCAGGTGCGCTACGCCGTCACCCTCGCTGACGAACTCCACTTCGGCCGCGCTGCGGACAGGCTCACCATCGCCCAGCAGACCCTCTCCGCCCAGATCAGAACCCTGGAGAAGCGACTCGGCGTCCCGCTGTTCACCCGCGACCGCCGCCACGTCGCCCTCACACCCGCCGGCGAGACCTTCGCCGAACGCGGCCGACGCCTCCTCGCCGACGCCGAGCGCCTGGTCGACGAGATCACCCACACCCGCACACCTCTGCGCATCGACGTCGTCGCCGAGGGCCTGCCCTCCACGCTCCTGATCCCTCATCTGCGCAGCCAGGCCCCCGACCTGCCGTTCGAGGTGCTCCAGAGCCACGGCCTGGCCGCAGCACTGCCCCGCCTCCTGGCCGGCGACCTCGACCTTGCCTTCGGCCGCCCCTTCGGCCTCGGCCGTCCCCTCGGGGCCGCCCTCGCCACCATGCCCGTGGGCCTGGACCCGATCGGCGTCATCGTTCCCACCGGCCACCCCCTCGCCGACCGGGACGAGGTCCCCCTCGCCGCCCTCACCGATCACCCACTCCTGATCCACTCGGCGGACGAGTCCGCCGAGTGGCACGACTGGGCCGACCAGGCCGTCGCCGCCTTCGGACTGAAGGTGGCGACCCGCGTACGCGGCCAGGGCCGCACCTCCGCTCTGGCCGCCGTCCAGGCACTCCGCCAGCCGGCCTTCGGCCGCACCTCCGCGCACCTCCCCGACGGCCTCACCGCCCGGCCCCTGACCGACCCCGTCCCGCTCTACCCCTGGCACGCCGTCTGGAACACCGCCACCCCGCACCCCGCCGTCAACCAGGCCCTGGAACTCATCCACACCTACGCCCGGACCCACCACTGGCACCGCCCACCGAGCGCCAACTGGTGGCTCCCCGAGCCCGATCGCGACTCACCGCGGGCCACGAACTGA
- a CDS encoding luciferase domain-containing protein has protein sequence MAAASRAMTQLVSWPDLVVARPSCGTGWALRSVRAEIAHFHSDRSADLHLTAGKIRRFENDLKDLSAIRLVPDSHWVTICLECDADIDLLLTLVSVALHAHQGCPDPGSVPPARCNDQHGGRARDFP, from the coding sequence ATGGCAGCGGCCTCGCGTGCCATGACCCAACTTGTGAGCTGGCCGGACCTTGTGGTGGCTCGGCCCAGTTGCGGCACCGGGTGGGCCCTGCGCTCGGTCAGGGCTGAGATTGCGCACTTCCACTCCGACCGAAGCGCCGACCTGCACCTCACGGCCGGGAAGATCCGCCGCTTCGAGAACGACCTCAAAGACTTGTCCGCCATCCGGCTCGTACCGGACTCGCACTGGGTGACCATCTGCCTGGAATGCGACGCGGACATCGACCTGCTCCTGACCTTGGTGAGCGTCGCTCTCCACGCACACCAGGGATGTCCGGATCCCGGCAGCGTGCCGCCCGCCCGGTGCAACGATCAACATGGCGGTCGTGCACGAGACTTCCCGTGA
- a CDS encoding three-helix bundle dimerization domain-containing protein, producing the protein MAINVREEEAIQAVVERLTDAYHTTRTRMEIEAAVTEAHTFFKGRPVRDFVPVLVERKARAALDNAASTGH; encoded by the coding sequence ATGGCGATCAACGTACGTGAGGAAGAAGCCATCCAGGCCGTTGTCGAACGCCTCACGGATGCGTACCACACGACACGCACCCGCATGGAAATCGAGGCAGCCGTCACCGAGGCCCATACCTTCTTCAAAGGCCGGCCTGTCCGTGACTTCGTTCCCGTCCTCGTCGAACGCAAGGCCCGCGCTGCCCTCGACAACGCAGCCTCGACCGGGCATTAA
- a CDS encoding IPT/TIG domain-containing protein, whose translation MNPDGTLVFVVNFGGNNVSVIDTGTNTILTTLAVGTQPSRAAVTPDGNFLYVTNNGSNNVSVLQIRPIVTSITPGSGTTLGGDPITISGSGFTGATAVTLNSTPVAGFIVVDDNTITATTPAHAAGTVQASVTVPLGTGTGGSFTFVPPAPTITSISPSSGTTSGGTLVTITGTNFTGATAVSIAGTPVTSFQVIDDTHISAITAPHAPGTGPVSVTTPGGTATGPVTYTYVTPAPTISGFTPASGSTTGGTQVTITGTGFTGATAVTFVGTPAASFQVLNDTTIVAITAPHAPGSGPVTVTTPGGTAISGTNYTYVTQAPTVTAIFPSSGPAGASTQVSISGTGLTGATSVTVNGSPVPFTVVSDNEITATLPPHAAGTVTVTVTTPGGSASIPFTYTRDRTQLTATPAIVQVFPPHPYAGILTATLTDLDTGQPLAGQPITFTTGSTTLCTSTTNAQGVATCPAILALPLIILNGGYTATYAGSANNQPATAHGAVITL comes from the coding sequence GTGAATCCGGACGGCACGCTGGTGTTCGTGGTGAACTTCGGCGGGAACAACGTCAGCGTGATCGACACCGGGACCAACACGATCCTCACCACCCTGGCCGTGGGCACCCAGCCCTCCCGGGCCGCGGTGACCCCGGACGGCAACTTCCTCTACGTCACCAACAACGGCAGCAACAACGTCAGCGTGCTGCAGATCCGGCCGATCGTCACCAGCATCACCCCCGGGTCCGGCACCACGCTCGGGGGCGATCCGATCACGATCTCCGGCAGCGGCTTCACCGGCGCGACCGCCGTGACGCTCAACTCCACCCCCGTCGCCGGTTTCATCGTGGTCGACGACAACACCATCACGGCCACCACGCCCGCGCATGCCGCCGGAACCGTCCAGGCCAGCGTGACCGTTCCCCTGGGCACCGGAACGGGCGGCAGTTTCACCTTCGTCCCGCCCGCGCCCACGATCACCAGCATCAGCCCGTCCTCGGGCACCACCTCCGGCGGCACCCTGGTCACCATCACCGGCACCAACTTCACCGGCGCGACCGCCGTGAGCATCGCCGGAACCCCGGTCACCAGCTTCCAGGTCATCGACGACACCCACATCTCCGCGATCACCGCGCCGCACGCACCCGGTACCGGCCCGGTGTCCGTCACCACTCCCGGAGGCACCGCCACCGGACCGGTGACCTACACCTACGTCACCCCGGCCCCGACGATCAGCGGATTCACCCCCGCCTCCGGCAGCACCACGGGCGGCACCCAGGTCACCATCACCGGGACCGGCTTCACCGGCGCCACCGCGGTCACCTTCGTCGGGACCCCCGCCGCGAGCTTCCAGGTGCTCAACGACACGACCATCGTCGCCATCACGGCGCCGCACGCACCCGGGAGCGGCCCGGTCACCGTCACCACCCCCGGTGGAACCGCCATCAGCGGCACCAACTACACCTACGTCACGCAGGCTCCGACCGTCACCGCCATCTTCCCCAGCAGCGGGCCGGCCGGCGCGAGCACCCAGGTGTCCATCAGCGGTACCGGTCTGACCGGCGCGACCAGCGTCACCGTCAACGGCTCCCCAGTGCCCTTCACGGTCGTCTCCGACAACGAGATCACCGCGACCCTGCCCCCGCACGCGGCCGGCACCGTCACGGTCACCGTCACCACCCCCGGAGGCAGCGCGAGCATCCCCTTCACCTACACCCGCGACCGCACCCAACTCACCGCAACGCCCGCGATCGTCCAGGTCTTCCCGCCCCACCCCTACGCCGGGATCCTGACCGCGACGCTGACCGACCTCGACACCGGGCAGCCCCTCGCCGGACAGCCCATCACCTTCACCACCGGCAGCACCACGCTGTGCACGTCCACCACCAACGCGCAAGGCGTGGCAACCTGCCCCGCCATCCTGGCGCTGCCGCTGATCATCCTCAACGGCGGATACACCGCCACCTACGCGGGCAGCGCCAACAACCAGCCCGCCACCGCCCACGGCGCCGTCATCACCCTGTGA
- a CDS encoding inorganic phosphate transporter, whose product MASVSFLLVAVILTALAFDFTNGFHDTANSMATSIATGALSPRVAVAVAGVLNLAGAFLSTEVAKTISGGIVQDSEVSLVMIFAGLIGAILWNLVTWLLGLPSSSSHALFGGLIGAVWVGAGGSAVRFGAIIEKIVIPAIASPVVACLIALLATYLAYVITRRTSRRVVGKGFRAGQIGSASLVALAHGTNDAQKTMGVITLALISSGVLAHGAGPPWWVVLSAGLAISLGTYVGGWRIIRTMGKGLTDIQAPQGFAAETSATAVILASSHMGFALSTTQVCTGSILGAGLGRRLAHVRWGVAGRIAVSWLLTLPAAAAVGGVAAWVADQGDAGVALVAGVALAAAAAFYVLSRRRPVSAENVNEAPESAPEPTVKPVA is encoded by the coding sequence ATGGCTTCTGTCTCCTTCCTGCTCGTGGCCGTGATCCTCACCGCCCTGGCCTTCGACTTCACCAACGGATTCCATGACACGGCCAACTCGATGGCCACCTCGATCGCCACCGGGGCGCTGAGCCCCCGGGTCGCCGTCGCCGTCGCGGGGGTGCTCAATCTGGCCGGAGCCTTCCTCTCCACGGAAGTGGCCAAGACGATCTCGGGCGGCATCGTCCAGGACAGCGAAGTATCCCTGGTGATGATCTTCGCCGGGCTGATCGGGGCGATTCTCTGGAATCTGGTCACCTGGCTCCTCGGACTGCCCTCCAGTTCGTCCCACGCCCTGTTCGGCGGGCTGATCGGCGCGGTGTGGGTCGGGGCGGGGGGCTCCGCCGTGCGCTTCGGCGCGATCATCGAGAAGATCGTGATCCCCGCGATCGCCTCACCGGTGGTGGCCTGCTTGATCGCGCTCCTGGCCACCTACCTCGCCTACGTGATCACCCGGAGGACGTCGCGCCGCGTCGTCGGGAAGGGCTTTCGCGCGGGGCAGATCGGATCGGCGTCCCTGGTCGCGCTGGCGCACGGCACCAACGACGCCCAGAAGACGATGGGGGTCATCACCCTCGCCCTCATCTCGAGCGGGGTGCTCGCCCATGGCGCTGGGCCGCCCTGGTGGGTGGTGCTGAGCGCGGGCCTGGCGATCTCCCTGGGCACGTACGTGGGCGGGTGGCGGATCATCCGGACCATGGGCAAGGGGCTCACCGACATCCAGGCGCCGCAGGGCTTCGCCGCCGAGACCAGCGCGACCGCCGTGATCCTGGCCTCGTCGCACATGGGGTTCGCGCTGTCGACCACCCAGGTGTGCACGGGCAGCATCCTCGGCGCGGGGCTGGGCCGCAGGCTGGCACACGTGCGCTGGGGCGTCGCCGGGCGGATCGCGGTGTCCTGGCTGCTGACGCTGCCGGCCGCGGCCGCCGTGGGCGGCGTGGCGGCGTGGGTGGCCGATCAGGGCGACGCCGGAGTGGCGCTGGTGGCCGGCGTCGCGCTGGCTGCCGCGGCGGCCTTCTACGTGCTCTCGCGCCGCCGCCCGGTGAGCGCGGAGAACGTCAACGAGGCGCCGGAATCCGCTCCGGAGCCCACCGTCAAGCCGGTCGCCTGA
- a CDS encoding alpha/beta fold hydrolase, with protein sequence MALYSSVAPPAAADGGTTTTKPTIVLVHGAFADASSWNGVAERLERRGYAVMAPANPLRGLYNDSSYIASVLDSIKGPIVLVGHSYGGSLISSAAAGNPRVKSLVYVSALMPDVGENGMSLAARFPSELGTATRSVPYQADGVNGTDLYLKPDRLHQVFAADLPESATSLMAVTQRPVATTAFSEKATAAAWRHIPSWFLVAKQDKTINPDQERFEAKRAGSHTVEIDSSHVAMISHPEEVTDLVLQAATADDSVRPSLPATGASHDSRAATALTGIAAASLIAGAGALFLSRRLRRSTP encoded by the coding sequence ATGGCCCTGTACTCGTCCGTGGCACCGCCTGCCGCCGCGGACGGGGGCACGACCACGACCAAACCCACCATCGTGCTGGTGCACGGGGCGTTCGCGGACGCCTCCAGCTGGAACGGGGTCGCCGAGCGGCTCGAACGTCGTGGTTACGCCGTCATGGCCCCTGCCAACCCGCTCCGCGGGCTGTACAACGACTCCTCCTACATCGCCTCCGTGCTGGACAGCATCAAGGGCCCGATCGTGCTCGTGGGCCACTCCTACGGCGGATCCCTGATCAGCTCGGCGGCAGCCGGAAACCCCCGGGTGAAGTCCCTGGTGTACGTATCCGCGCTCATGCCCGACGTGGGCGAGAACGGTATGTCCCTGGCCGCCAGGTTCCCCAGCGAACTCGGCACTGCCACCAGGTCCGTTCCCTATCAGGCCGACGGCGTCAACGGGACCGACCTCTACCTCAAGCCCGACCGGCTCCATCAGGTATTCGCCGCCGACCTGCCGGAGAGCGCCACGAGCCTCATGGCGGTGACCCAACGGCCGGTGGCAACCACCGCGTTCTCGGAGAAGGCCACAGCGGCGGCCTGGAGGCACATCCCCTCGTGGTTCCTCGTCGCGAAGCAGGACAAGACCATCAACCCCGATCAGGAACGCTTCGAGGCGAAGCGTGCGGGGTCCCACACGGTGGAGATCGACTCCTCCCACGTGGCCATGATCTCCCACCCCGAAGAGGTCACCGACCTCGTCCTCCAGGCCGCCACCGCGGACGATTCCGTCCGCCCGTCACTGCCCGCCACGGGGGCTTCCCACGACTCCCGGGCGGCGACCGCACTCACCGGCATCGCCGCCGCCTCGCTGATCGCGGGGGCAGGAGCACTCTTCCTGAGCCGCCGGCTGAGACGTTCCACGCCCTGA
- a CDS encoding DUF4232 domain-containing protein, which translates to MKSKLTALALAALAVAGTAATAAPASAAPVKAELTRCHTADLKAGFATGEDARPEMERTDKQTQAYIWFTNQSKRTCTLSGFAGVDMIGAQGTDGTWSLARSSTKPEKMTLEPGDTVDFSITLLPVAKSTPQKEKFVPATFLVTPPNETAHFTLKWPFGGQILKQDGATHPATYLNPVGR; encoded by the coding sequence ATGAAGAGCAAGCTGACCGCCCTGGCCCTAGCGGCCCTCGCCGTCGCCGGCACTGCCGCCACCGCCGCCCCGGCTTCGGCGGCCCCCGTCAAAGCCGAGCTGACCCGCTGCCACACCGCCGACCTGAAGGCCGGCTTCGCCACGGGGGAGGACGCCAGACCGGAGATGGAGCGGACCGACAAGCAGACCCAGGCGTACATCTGGTTCACCAACCAGAGCAAGCGCACCTGCACGCTGTCCGGCTTCGCCGGTGTCGACATGATCGGCGCTCAGGGGACCGACGGCACCTGGTCGCTGGCACGCTCCTCCACGAAGCCCGAGAAGATGACCCTGGAGCCGGGGGACACCGTGGACTTCAGCATCACCCTGCTCCCGGTGGCCAAGTCCACGCCGCAGAAGGAGAAGTTCGTACCGGCGACGTTCCTGGTCACCCCGCCGAACGAGACGGCGCACTTCACCCTGAAGTGGCCGTTCGGCGGCCAGATCCTCAAGCAGGACGGCGCCACCCACCCGGCCACCTACCTCAACCCCGTCGGGCGGTAA
- a CDS encoding SAM-dependent methyltransferase, with the protein MAVPSTRLPARCPISSATSDNSAPAYIDTTRPSIARVYDAFLNGKDNYEVDREVVRSVRKAVPEVPDLAVENRAFLIRTCRFLAGRTGVTQYLDCGSGLPTAENTHHVVQRVNPDSRVVYVDNDPAVLAHGRALLEENENTVLVSEDIFEPEKLLQNDLVRSKLDWNEPIALLHMGTLHHCTDEDTRSRKDIMRAYIDALPSGSYVAISHFLDPEDEHSQVARKMEYMFLHSTMGSGTFSTRAELQELFHGLEMVPPGLVPCSDWWPDGPQLKEKSAAQRCIAGGVARKS; encoded by the coding sequence ATCGCCGTCCCGTCTACGAGACTTCCAGCGAGGTGCCCCATATCCAGCGCTACGTCCGATAACTCCGCGCCTGCATATATCGATACGACACGACCCAGTATCGCGCGGGTGTACGACGCTTTCCTCAACGGCAAAGACAACTATGAGGTGGACCGCGAGGTAGTTCGGAGTGTGCGGAAGGCCGTTCCGGAGGTGCCGGACCTGGCAGTCGAGAACCGCGCCTTCCTGATCCGCACCTGCCGGTTCCTGGCCGGCCGGACAGGCGTCACCCAGTACCTGGACTGCGGCTCGGGCCTACCGACCGCGGAGAACACCCATCACGTGGTGCAGCGGGTCAACCCGGACTCGCGGGTCGTCTACGTGGACAACGACCCAGCAGTGCTGGCCCATGGCCGGGCGCTCCTGGAGGAGAACGAGAACACCGTCCTCGTCTCCGAGGACATCTTCGAACCGGAGAAGCTGCTGCAGAACGACCTCGTACGGTCCAAGCTGGACTGGAACGAGCCGATCGCGCTGCTGCACATGGGCACACTGCACCACTGCACGGACGAGGACACGCGCTCTCGCAAGGACATCATGCGCGCCTACATCGACGCGCTGCCGTCGGGCTCCTACGTGGCGATCAGTCACTTCCTGGACCCGGAGGACGAACACAGCCAGGTCGCCCGGAAGATGGAGTACATGTTCCTGCACAGCACAATGGGCAGTGGCACCTTCTCCACCAGGGCCGAACTGCAGGAGCTCTTCCACGGTCTGGAGATGGTCCCTCCGGGCCTGGTTCCCTGTAGCGACTGGTGGCCGGACGGCCCGCAGCTCAAGGAGAAGAGCGCGGCCCAGCGGTGCATCGCCGGCGGCGTCGCCCGTAAGTCATGA
- a CDS encoding DM13 domain-containing protein, protein MSRVSRRSVVPLLLGLVVAAGIGLCLFQPWKAFTDTTVNESLPTASAPKTQEEQDGRHGQPRRDDAGAKGGEAPSRTPKALAEGHFVTHEHDTSGTARTVRLADGGQVLRLEDLKTSEGPDVRVYLSPRTADTAKTGLDDGAVELGKLKGNLGNQNYSVPAGTDLSTFRSAVIWCERFSVSFGAADLAQVTG, encoded by the coding sequence GTGTCCCGAGTGTCCCGCCGTAGCGTCGTGCCCCTCCTCCTCGGGCTGGTGGTTGCCGCCGGCATCGGGCTCTGCCTCTTCCAGCCCTGGAAGGCGTTCACCGACACCACGGTGAACGAGTCACTGCCCACCGCCTCCGCCCCGAAGACGCAGGAGGAGCAGGACGGGCGGCACGGGCAGCCGAGGCGAGACGACGCCGGCGCGAAGGGCGGGGAAGCGCCGAGCAGGACGCCGAAGGCCCTCGCGGAAGGCCACTTCGTCACCCACGAACACGACACCAGCGGCACCGCCCGTACGGTCCGGCTGGCGGACGGCGGCCAGGTGCTGCGGCTGGAGGACCTCAAGACCTCCGAGGGGCCGGATGTACGGGTCTATCTCTCGCCCCGGACCGCCGACACGGCGAAGACCGGGCTCGATGACGGGGCAGTCGAGCTCGGGAAGCTCAAGGGCAACCTCGGAAACCAGAACTACTCCGTCCCCGCCGGCACGGACCTGTCGACGTTCCGCAGCGCCGTGATCTGGTGCGAGCGGTTCTCGGTCTCCTTCGGCGCGGCCGACCTCGCCCAGGTGACCGGCTGA